A DNA window from Candidatus Latescibacterota bacterium contains the following coding sequences:
- a CDS encoding cupin domain-containing protein, which yields MSSEPKVNSITDLVTYQEESVVSKTIIKKETGTVSLFAFDQGQGLSEHTAPFDALICVLDGEAEIMISGNPYILKAGEMIILPVNEPHSLQAVKRFKMMLTMIKS from the coding sequence ATGAGTTCTGAACCGAAAGTGAATTCTATAACTGATCTGGTGACCTATCAGGAAGAGTCCGTTGTCAGTAAGACCATAATTAAAAAAGAGACCGGTACAGTATCATTGTTTGCTTTTGACCAGGGGCAGGGATTAAGCGAGCATACCGCACCATTCGATGCTTTGATCTGTGTGCTGGATGGTGAAGCGGAAATTATGATCTCAGGAAATCCGTATATTTTGAAAGCGGGTGAAATGATAATATTACCGGTAAATGAACCCCATTCTCTGCAAGCTGTTAAGAGATTTAAAATGATGCTTACAATGATCAAATCCTGA